One genomic region from Planifilum fulgidum encodes:
- the mtaB gene encoding tRNA (N(6)-L-threonylcarbamoyladenosine(37)-C(2))-methylthiotransferase MtaB has product MNTVAFHTLGCKVNAYETEAIWQLFKRAGYQRVDFDRKADVYVINTCTVTNTGDKKSRQVIRRAIRRNPDAVIVVTGCYAQTSPAEVMAIPGVDIVLGTQGRERLLEYVEQYQRERQPINAVKNIMKTREFEELDVPAFSDRTRASLKIQEGCNNFCTFCIIPWARGLLRSRKPENVLKQARQLVEAGYKEIVLTGIHTGGYGEDLEDYSLADLLWDLDKIDGLKRIRISSIEASQIDERILEVLNASDKMCRHLHIPLQAGDDEVLKRMRRKYTVDEYRKKIERIREAMPQVAITTDVIVGFPGETDEQFENTYRLIEELRFAELHVFPYSKRTGTPAARMENQVPEPVKQERVKRLIRLSERLSLEYARRFVGDVLDVIPERPYKEEPGSGLYVGYSDNYLQLVFPGNEQLVGKVCRVRLDEPGPEVCRGTFVRVLDDAPRTEAV; this is encoded by the coding sequence GTGAACACGGTGGCTTTTCACACCTTGGGCTGCAAGGTGAACGCATACGAGACGGAAGCCATTTGGCAGTTGTTCAAGCGGGCCGGTTATCAGCGGGTGGACTTTGACAGGAAGGCGGATGTTTACGTCATCAACACCTGCACGGTGACCAACACCGGCGACAAAAAGAGCCGTCAGGTGATCCGCCGGGCGATCCGCCGCAATCCGGACGCCGTCATCGTCGTCACCGGATGTTATGCCCAGACCTCGCCGGCGGAAGTGATGGCCATCCCCGGGGTCGATATCGTCTTGGGCACCCAGGGTCGGGAACGTCTGCTGGAATACGTGGAACAGTACCAGCGGGAACGGCAACCGATCAATGCGGTGAAAAACATCATGAAAACGCGGGAGTTCGAGGAGTTGGACGTTCCCGCCTTTTCCGACCGGACGAGGGCGTCCCTCAAGATCCAGGAAGGCTGCAACAATTTCTGCACCTTCTGCATCATTCCCTGGGCCCGGGGGCTTCTCAGGAGCCGCAAGCCGGAAAATGTGTTGAAACAGGCGCGCCAGCTGGTGGAGGCCGGATACAAGGAGATCGTCCTGACCGGAATCCACACCGGCGGTTACGGCGAAGACCTGGAAGACTACAGCCTCGCCGATCTGCTGTGGGATCTGGACAAGATCGACGGGCTGAAGCGGATCCGGATCAGTTCCATCGAGGCGAGCCAGATCGACGAGCGGATCCTGGAAGTGTTGAATGCGTCGGACAAAATGTGCCGCCATCTGCACATTCCCCTGCAGGCGGGGGACGATGAGGTGCTGAAGCGGATGCGGCGCAAATACACGGTGGACGAATACCGGAAGAAAATCGAGCGGATCCGCGAAGCGATGCCGCAGGTGGCCATCACCACCGACGTGATTGTCGGCTTCCCGGGCGAGACCGACGAGCAGTTCGAGAACACCTACCGGTTGATCGAGGAGCTCCGGTTTGCCGAACTGCACGTGTTCCCCTATTCCAAACGGACGGGAACCCCCGCCGCCCGGATGGAAAACCAGGTACCCGAACCGGTGAAGCAGGAGCGGGTCAAAAGGCTGATCCGGCTTTCCGAACGCCTTTCCCTGGAATACGCCCGCCGGTTTGTCGGCGACGTGTTGGACGTGATTCCGGAACGACCCTACAAGGAAGAACCGGGAAGCGGTCTGTATGTGGGTTACTCCGACAATTACCTGCAGCTGGTCTTCCCCGGCAATGAGCAGTTGGTGGGCAAGGTGTGCCGCGTCCGCCTGGACGAACCCGGCCCGGAGGTTTGCCGCGGCACCTTCGTCCGCGTCCTGGATGACGCCCCCCGGACCGAGGCCGTTTGA
- a CDS encoding 16S rRNA (uracil(1498)-N(3))-methyltransferase, producing the protein MQRYFISPDQVQGEQFVIRGDDVHHIRRVMRFRPGDQLIACDGEGTDYLGELTEEIGNEVICRILRREPSAGEPGLQVTLAQSLPKGDKWEWVLQKGTELGASSFLPFTSRRTVVKWDRVKAEKRRVRWKRILKEAAEQSHRGRIPTVSPVTDWNGLLEAIARAELALIAYEGGGEPLSAALARKSFSRLLLIVGPEGGWEEEEVRQAREAGAVPVSLGSRILRTETAAVAMLACAMFANGEMGGETL; encoded by the coding sequence ATGCAGCGGTACTTTATCTCACCGGATCAGGTTCAGGGGGAGCAGTTTGTCATCCGCGGAGACGATGTGCATCACATCCGGCGCGTCATGCGCTTTCGTCCCGGCGATCAACTGATCGCCTGCGACGGCGAGGGGACGGATTACCTCGGCGAGTTGACGGAGGAAATCGGGAATGAGGTGATCTGCCGCATCCTCCGGCGGGAACCTTCGGCGGGAGAGCCCGGTCTTCAGGTCACGCTGGCCCAGTCTCTGCCCAAGGGAGACAAATGGGAGTGGGTGTTGCAAAAGGGAACGGAACTGGGCGCCTCCTCTTTCCTGCCCTTCACCTCCCGTCGAACCGTGGTGAAATGGGACCGGGTCAAGGCCGAAAAGCGCCGGGTCCGTTGGAAGCGGATCCTCAAGGAGGCGGCCGAGCAATCCCACCGCGGGCGCATTCCCACGGTTTCCCCGGTGACCGACTGGAACGGGTTGCTCGAGGCGATCGCGAGGGCGGAGTTGGCGCTCATCGCCTACGAGGGCGGCGGTGAGCCCTTGTCCGCTGCCCTGGCGAGGAAAAGCTTCTCCCGCCTCCTCCTGATTGTCGGACCGGAGGGGGGATGGGAGGAGGAGGAAGTCCGCCAGGCCCGGGAAGCCGGGGCGGTCCCCGTCAGTCTGGGATCGCGGATCCTGCGGACGGAGACGGCGGCGGTGGCGATGCTCGCCTGCGCGATGTTTGCAAACGGTGAAATGGGAGGTGAAACCCTGTGA
- the prmA gene encoding 50S ribosomal protein L11 methyltransferase — protein sequence MNWLEIRVHTSSEAVEAVSSILMELGAGGTVIDDPEVLTRSWDGPFGEIAGLNPRDYPEEGVVVRGYFPESTPEGMLAGRVRDRLAKLPDFGLDPGPAEVSCRIVSEESWEHAWKKYYKPVRVTERLIVCPVWEKADPGQSGTVIRLDPGMAFGTGTHATTQMCLRLLEKHLRPGDRVIDVGCGSGILSIAAAKLGAGSVLAVDLDEVAVRKTRENAGLNGVQDRVSVRTGDLLEGVTEEADLILANLLAPIILRLARDLCRVLRPGGRLIASGIVSDQIRSVQKALEDAGLETVETIGEGDWVALAAKR from the coding sequence GTGAATTGGTTGGAGATTCGCGTCCATACGAGCTCGGAAGCGGTGGAGGCGGTCAGTTCCATCCTCATGGAATTGGGAGCCGGAGGAACCGTGATCGATGATCCGGAAGTGCTCACCCGTTCCTGGGACGGTCCCTTCGGTGAAATCGCCGGGCTAAACCCCCGGGACTATCCGGAAGAGGGCGTGGTGGTGAGGGGTTACTTTCCCGAATCGACGCCGGAAGGAATGCTTGCGGGACGCGTCCGGGACCGGCTGGCCAAGCTTCCGGACTTCGGTCTGGACCCGGGGCCGGCGGAGGTGTCCTGCCGGATCGTCTCGGAGGAGTCCTGGGAGCACGCCTGGAAAAAGTACTATAAGCCCGTTCGCGTGACGGAGCGACTGATCGTGTGCCCCGTGTGGGAGAAGGCCGACCCCGGACAGAGCGGGACGGTGATCCGCCTGGATCCGGGGATGGCCTTCGGCACGGGAACCCATGCCACCACGCAAATGTGCCTCCGCCTGCTGGAAAAGCACCTGCGCCCGGGGGATCGGGTGATCGATGTCGGTTGCGGCAGCGGCATTCTGAGCATCGCCGCCGCCAAACTGGGGGCCGGATCCGTGCTGGCCGTCGATCTGGATGAGGTGGCGGTCCGGAAGACGCGGGAAAACGCCGGACTCAACGGCGTGCAGGATCGGGTTTCCGTCCGGACGGGGGACCTGCTTGAAGGGGTGACGGAAGAGGCGGATCTGATTCTGGCCAATCTGTTGGCTCCCATCATTCTGCGCCTCGCCCGGGACCTTTGCCGGGTGCTCCGGCCGGGCGGCCGGCTGATCGCCTCGGGAATCGTTTCCGACCAGATTCGAAGCGTGCAAAAAGCCCTGGAGGATGCGGGTTTGGAGACGGTGGAAACGATTGGCGAGGGGGACTGGGTGGCGCTGGCGGCCAAAAGGTGA
- the dnaJ gene encoding molecular chaperone DnaJ, producing MSKRDYYEVLGVSRNASAEEIRKAYRKLARKYHPDVNKAPDAEEKFKEVKEAYEVLSDPQKRSNYDRFGHADPGEAAGAGSGFGGFGGAGADFSFGDIFDMFFGGGRRNPHAPRQGADLEFHMELEFKDAVFGKETDIYIPRTETCSTCGGNGAKPGTQPERCPLCRGTGQAETVQNTPFGRIVNRRICQQCGGQGRIIREKCPTCGGSGKQKRRRKIHIKIPPGIHDGAQLRVSGEGEPGINGGPPGDLYIHIRVKPHEFFRREGDDIVCVLPITFVQAALGDEVVVPTLDGRAKLKIPAGTQTGTEFRLRGKGVPRLRGYGQGDQRVKVRVVTPTRLSEKQKEVLREFGRLSGDYIREQSEETFFNKMKKAFMGE from the coding sequence GTGAGCAAGCGCGACTATTACGAAGTGCTGGGCGTGAGTCGGAACGCTTCCGCCGAAGAGATCCGCAAGGCATATCGGAAGCTGGCCCGCAAATACCACCCGGATGTGAACAAGGCGCCGGACGCCGAGGAAAAATTTAAAGAGGTGAAAGAAGCCTACGAGGTCCTCAGCGATCCGCAAAAAAGGTCCAACTATGATCGGTTCGGCCATGCGGATCCCGGTGAGGCCGCCGGGGCGGGAAGCGGCTTCGGCGGATTTGGCGGAGCGGGTGCCGACTTCAGTTTCGGCGACATCTTCGACATGTTTTTCGGCGGGGGACGGAGAAATCCCCACGCCCCCCGGCAGGGCGCCGACCTGGAATTCCACATGGAATTGGAGTTTAAGGATGCCGTTTTCGGCAAAGAAACGGACATCTACATTCCCCGGACCGAAACTTGCTCCACCTGCGGAGGCAACGGTGCCAAACCCGGCACCCAACCGGAGCGCTGTCCGCTCTGCCGCGGGACCGGTCAGGCGGAAACCGTGCAAAACACGCCCTTCGGACGCATCGTTAACCGCCGGATCTGTCAACAGTGCGGCGGTCAGGGGCGGATCATCCGGGAAAAATGCCCCACCTGCGGGGGATCCGGAAAGCAGAAGCGCAGGAGGAAGATTCACATCAAAATTCCCCCGGGGATTCACGACGGCGCTCAACTGCGCGTCAGCGGTGAAGGCGAACCGGGAATCAACGGGGGACCTCCGGGGGACTTGTATATCCACATTCGCGTAAAACCCCATGAATTCTTCAGACGGGAAGGGGACGACATCGTCTGTGTCCTGCCGATCACCTTCGTGCAGGCCGCCCTTGGCGATGAAGTGGTGGTTCCCACCCTCGACGGGCGGGCGAAATTGAAAATTCCGGCCGGAACGCAGACCGGAACGGAGTTCCGCCTGCGGGGGAAGGGGGTTCCCCGGCTTCGCGGATACGGCCAAGGAGACCAGCGCGTCAAGGTGCGCGTGGTGACTCCGACCCGTCTCAGCGAGAAGCAAAAGGAAGTGTTGCGGGAGTTCGGCCGGCTGAGCGGGGATTACATCCGGGAACAGTCCGAGGAAACCTTTTTCAACAAGATGAAGAAGGCCTTTATGGGGGAATGA
- the dnaK gene encoding molecular chaperone DnaK — MGKVVGIDLGTTNSCVAFMEGDEAVVIPNAEGGRTTPSVVGFSKSGERLVGEAAKRQAITNPEKTIISIKRHMGTNHKVKIDGKEYTPQEISAMILQKLKADAEAYLGEKVTQAVITVPAYFNDSQRQATKDAGRIAGLEVLRIINEPTAAALAYGLDKEEDQTILVFDLGGGTFDVSILEIGDGLFEVKATSGNNKLGGDDFDQAIIDYLVEEFKKEHGIDLTGDKMAMQRLKDAAEKAKKDLSGVLSTTISLPFLAADETGPKHLEVTLTRAKFNELTAHLVEKTMEPTRQALKDAGLEPSQIDKVILVGGSTRIPAVQEAIKNLIGKEPSKGVNPDEVVAMGAAIQAGVLSGEVKDVVLLDVTPLSLGIETLGGVFTKLIERNTTIPTEKTQIFSTAADNQTVVDIHVLQGERPMAKDNKSLGRFQLHGIPPAPRGVPQIEVTFKIDANGIVNVSAKDKATGKSQAITIQSSSGLSEEEIQRMIKEAEEHAEEDRKKKEEAEARNRADQLMFTADKTLKDLGDKVEQADKDKVNEAKEKVKKALEGKDVEEIKKASDELEQAVQQLAVKMYQQQAAQQAQTAGSDAGAQSKEDKDNVVDAEYEVVDDKKEEEK; from the coding sequence ATGGGCAAAGTGGTCGGAATCGATTTGGGAACCACCAACTCATGCGTCGCTTTCATGGAAGGGGATGAAGCCGTCGTCATTCCCAATGCGGAGGGGGGGCGCACCACTCCCTCCGTCGTTGGTTTTTCGAAAAGCGGTGAGCGCCTTGTCGGGGAAGCCGCCAAGCGGCAGGCCATCACCAACCCGGAGAAGACGATCATTTCGATCAAGCGGCACATGGGCACCAATCACAAGGTGAAAATTGACGGGAAGGAGTATACGCCCCAGGAAATCTCCGCCATGATCCTGCAGAAGCTGAAGGCGGACGCAGAGGCGTACCTGGGCGAAAAGGTGACCCAGGCCGTGATCACGGTTCCCGCTTACTTCAACGACAGCCAGCGGCAGGCGACCAAGGACGCCGGCCGGATCGCCGGCCTGGAAGTGCTGCGAATCATCAACGAGCCCACCGCTGCCGCCCTCGCCTACGGACTGGATAAGGAGGAAGATCAGACCATCCTGGTGTTCGACCTGGGCGGCGGAACCTTTGACGTGTCCATTTTGGAGATCGGGGACGGCCTGTTTGAAGTGAAGGCCACCAGCGGAAACAATAAGCTGGGAGGGGACGATTTCGACCAGGCGATCATCGATTACCTGGTGGAGGAATTCAAAAAAGAACACGGCATCGACCTGACCGGCGACAAGATGGCGATGCAGCGGCTCAAGGACGCGGCGGAGAAGGCGAAAAAGGACCTTTCCGGCGTGTTGAGCACCACCATCTCCCTTCCTTTCCTCGCGGCCGACGAGACCGGTCCGAAACACCTGGAAGTGACCCTGACCCGGGCCAAATTCAACGAACTGACGGCCCACCTGGTGGAAAAGACGATGGAGCCGACCCGTCAGGCCCTGAAGGATGCGGGATTGGAGCCGAGCCAGATCGACAAGGTGATCCTCGTCGGCGGTTCGACCCGGATTCCGGCGGTTCAGGAAGCGATCAAGAACCTGATCGGCAAAGAGCCGAGCAAAGGGGTCAACCCCGATGAAGTGGTGGCCATGGGCGCGGCCATTCAGGCCGGCGTGCTCTCCGGCGAAGTGAAGGATGTGGTCCTGCTCGACGTCACGCCCCTTTCCCTGGGAATTGAAACCCTCGGCGGGGTGTTCACCAAGCTGATCGAACGGAACACCACCATTCCGACCGAGAAGACGCAGATTTTCTCCACGGCGGCGGACAACCAGACGGTGGTGGACATCCACGTCCTGCAGGGCGAGCGGCCGATGGCCAAGGACAACAAGTCCCTCGGCCGGTTCCAGCTGCACGGCATTCCGCCGGCTCCCCGCGGCGTTCCCCAGATCGAGGTGACCTTCAAGATCGACGCCAACGGGATCGTCAATGTGTCGGCCAAGGATAAGGCGACGGGCAAAAGCCAGGCGATCACCATTCAGTCCTCCAGCGGCCTGTCCGAGGAAGAGATCCAGCGCATGATCAAGGAAGCCGAGGAACACGCCGAAGAGGACCGCAAAAAGAAAGAAGAGGCGGAGGCGCGCAACCGGGCGGATCAGCTGATGTTTACCGCCGACAAAACCCTTAAGGATCTGGGCGACAAGGTGGAGCAGGCGGACAAGGACAAGGTGAACGAAGCCAAGGAGAAGGTGAAAAAAGCCCTTGAGGGCAAGGATGTCGAGGAAATCAAAAAGGCTTCGGATGAGCTGGAACAGGCGGTTCAGCAATTGGCGGTGAAGATGTATCAGCAGCAGGCCGCCCAGCAGGCCCAGACGGCCGGATCGGATGCCGGCGCCCAATCCAAGGAGGACAAGGATAACGTCGTGGATGCCGAATACGAAGTGGTGGATGATAAAAAAGAAGAGGAGAAATAA
- the grpE gene encoding nucleotide exchange factor GrpE — translation MNGGKDELASEEAAETSRSMTENEQADRQPNPESADAAAEESPKRGDSCEQLEKEVEKWKQKSEEHYEMFLRARADLENYRRRARKELEDTARYGAAPLAEALLPVLDNLERALDAGRNSGDGEALYQGVEMVYRQLLNVLAEAGVTPIEAVGKPFDPHLHNAVMQTESDEYEPGTVVEELQRGYRFKDRVLRPTMVKVSK, via the coding sequence GTGAACGGAGGAAAGGATGAGCTGGCATCCGAGGAGGCTGCGGAAACTTCCCGGTCCATGACTGAGAATGAACAGGCGGACCGTCAGCCGAATCCGGAAAGCGCTGATGCCGCGGCGGAGGAATCCCCGAAACGGGGGGATTCCTGTGAGCAGCTGGAGAAAGAAGTGGAAAAATGGAAGCAAAAGTCCGAGGAACATTACGAGATGTTCCTCCGGGCGCGGGCCGATCTGGAAAACTACCGCCGGCGCGCCCGCAAAGAGCTGGAGGATACGGCCCGCTACGGGGCGGCTCCCTTGGCGGAGGCGCTCTTGCCGGTGCTTGACAACCTGGAGCGGGCTTTGGACGCCGGACGGAATTCGGGGGACGGGGAAGCCTTATATCAGGGCGTGGAAATGGTTTACCGTCAGCTGCTCAATGTGTTGGCCGAAGCGGGAGTGACCCCGATCGAAGCGGTGGGCAAGCCCTTTGATCCCCATTTGCACAACGCCGTCATGCAGACGGAGAGTGACGAATACGAACCCGGCACAGTGGTGGAAGAGCTTCAGCGGGGGTACCGGTTCAAGGACCGCGTCCTCCGGCCCACGATGGTGAAAGTGTCCAAATAA
- a CDS encoding TCP-1/cpn60 chaperonin family protein → MERQKEFTGSDKGDSRLSALQTNTSAVRAIASAVEGTLGPKGLDTMLVDNRGEVIVTNDGVTILDRMEVKHPAARMLVNVAKAQQEEMGDGTTTATLLAAALVEEGAKQVFRGVPVAKVIAGIGKGVRFALQKMQEIARPIWELDDEWLQRIAFTAGRENEDISELVIEAAQMVGREKLMEKNFKLCDCVVAHPRAESEVFAGILINKGRMNLQMPAYKHDVRVLAVGDALEPEPVDEEALATEAGFARQMELKDEFLQVIEKLIQMDIGLIVVDRGVDPVAEEMLADAGVMVIQRVHHRDLVKVAEHTGARIVKRSALRKTPEELEAAIGHCEEVEDHEPYQRIRVSGGRGKPFATILVGASTEEVVGERERICKDAASAVQAAVRGGFLPGGGAAELALAREVEKYRDSVQGMERFGVAAVAEALHRPMAQVVANAGFNPLEKVEAVKALQLKRQSDSLGIDCDRGNVADMIEMGVVDPVPVKYHALQAAGEVSTAILRIHTIVKMRDLPELTE, encoded by the coding sequence ATGGAGCGTCAAAAGGAATTCACCGGATCCGACAAGGGAGATTCCCGCCTGAGCGCCCTCCAAACCAACACCAGTGCTGTTCGGGCCATTGCCTCAGCGGTGGAGGGAACGCTTGGCCCCAAGGGACTTGACACCATGCTGGTGGACAACCGGGGGGAAGTGATCGTCACCAACGACGGCGTCACCATTCTGGACCGCATGGAAGTGAAGCATCCCGCCGCCCGCATGCTGGTCAACGTGGCCAAAGCCCAGCAGGAAGAGATGGGGGACGGGACGACGACGGCCACCCTGCTTGCGGCCGCATTGGTGGAGGAAGGGGCCAAGCAGGTTTTCCGGGGTGTGCCGGTGGCGAAAGTGATCGCCGGAATCGGCAAAGGCGTCCGTTTCGCCCTGCAGAAAATGCAGGAGATCGCCCGTCCCATCTGGGAGCTGGATGACGAATGGCTCCAGCGGATTGCTTTCACCGCCGGCCGGGAAAACGAGGACATCTCGGAATTGGTCATTGAAGCGGCACAGATGGTCGGCCGGGAAAAGCTGATGGAGAAGAACTTCAAACTCTGCGACTGCGTGGTGGCCCATCCGCGGGCTGAAAGCGAAGTGTTCGCGGGAATCCTGATCAACAAAGGGCGGATGAACCTGCAGATGCCGGCGTACAAGCATGATGTCCGCGTGCTTGCGGTGGGGGACGCCCTGGAGCCGGAGCCGGTGGACGAGGAAGCGCTCGCCACGGAGGCCGGCTTTGCGCGGCAGATGGAGTTGAAGGACGAGTTCCTTCAAGTCATTGAAAAGTTGATACAGATGGACATCGGATTGATCGTTGTCGATCGCGGCGTCGACCCGGTGGCGGAAGAGATGTTGGCCGATGCCGGGGTGATGGTGATCCAGCGGGTCCACCACCGGGATCTCGTCAAGGTGGCGGAGCACACCGGCGCCCGGATCGTCAAGCGTTCCGCTCTGCGGAAAACGCCGGAGGAGTTGGAGGCGGCGATCGGGCACTGCGAAGAAGTGGAGGACCACGAGCCCTATCAGCGGATCCGGGTGAGCGGCGGTCGAGGCAAGCCCTTTGCCACCATTCTGGTGGGCGCTTCCACCGAGGAAGTGGTGGGAGAGCGGGAACGCATCTGCAAGGATGCCGCTTCCGCCGTGCAGGCTGCCGTCCGCGGCGGTTTTCTTCCCGGAGGCGGCGCCGCCGAACTGGCGCTGGCCCGGGAAGTGGAAAAATACCGCGATTCGGTCCAGGGCATGGAACGGTTCGGAGTGGCCGCCGTGGCCGAGGCTCTGCACCGCCCGATGGCTCAAGTGGTGGCGAATGCCGGTTTCAATCCCCTCGAAAAGGTGGAGGCCGTGAAGGCGCTCCAGTTGAAGCGGCAGTCCGATTCCCTCGGGATCGATTGTGATCGGGGAAATGTGGCCGACATGATCGAAATGGGCGTTGTCGATCCGGTGCCCGTCAAGTATCACGCCCTTCAGGCGGCAGGCGAAGTGAGCACTGCAATCCTTCGGATTCATACCATTGTTAAGATGCGGGATCTGCCCGAGTTGACCGAGTAG
- the hrcA gene encoding heat-inducible transcriptional repressor HrcA, with translation MLTERQEKILQAVVDDYILTAEPVGSRTVSKRKGVGYSAATIRNEMADLEEMGYLEQPHTSAGRIPSHKGYRYYVDHLLPPFRPRTSDIRMLKRLFTLQMDELEQVFQETASILSKLTQYTTVILGPKVNEDKLRHLQVVPLSEKNAVVVVVTDAGHVEKRRFTIPEGISLSSIEKLVNLLNHRLKGLPLVQLKQTVHRELMDELSRYVDQYEYLMDMIDEMLQREQEERIYFSGTTNILNQPEFRDVEKVKRLFDLFDQTDVVLQLFGSTDSGVQVRIGKENRCEAVDNCSIVSASYTVNGRSVGTISVLGPTRMNYKRVISLLEMLAIDFSDHLRRLFG, from the coding sequence ATGTTGACCGAGCGGCAGGAAAAAATCCTCCAGGCCGTCGTGGATGATTACATTCTGACCGCGGAACCCGTCGGTTCGAGGACGGTTTCGAAGCGGAAAGGGGTGGGTTACAGCGCCGCCACGATCCGCAACGAGATGGCCGACCTGGAGGAGATGGGTTATCTGGAACAGCCGCACACATCTGCCGGCCGTATTCCTTCCCACAAAGGCTACCGTTATTATGTGGATCATCTCCTTCCGCCTTTTCGACCGCGGACGTCGGACATTCGGATGCTCAAGCGCCTTTTCACCCTTCAGATGGACGAATTGGAGCAGGTGTTTCAGGAAACGGCTTCGATATTATCCAAACTGACTCAATATACCACCGTCATTCTCGGACCCAAGGTGAACGAGGATAAGTTGCGCCATCTGCAAGTGGTGCCGCTGTCGGAAAAAAATGCGGTCGTGGTCGTCGTCACCGACGCGGGCCACGTGGAAAAGAGGAGGTTTACCATACCGGAGGGGATTTCCCTCTCTTCGATCGAGAAACTGGTCAACCTGCTGAACCACCGGCTGAAGGGACTTCCTCTCGTTCAGCTGAAGCAGACGGTTCATCGGGAGCTGATGGATGAGCTGTCGCGGTATGTGGATCAGTACGAATACCTCATGGACATGATCGACGAGATGCTCCAGCGGGAGCAGGAAGAACGCATCTATTTCAGCGGTACGACCAACATTCTCAATCAGCCGGAATTTCGCGACGTGGAGAAAGTGAAACGGCTGTTCGACCTTTTTGATCAGACCGACGTGGTCCTCCAGCTGTTCGGGTCGACGGACAGCGGGGTCCAGGTTCGGATCGGGAAGGAGAACCGCTGTGAGGCGGTCGACAACTGCAGCATCGTTTCGGCATCCTACACGGTCAACGGACGATCCGTCGGAACCATCAGCGTATTGGGACCTACCCGGATGAACTACAAAAGGGTGATCAGTCTTCTTGAAATGTTGGCCATAGACTTCTCCGACCATCTGCGCCGGTTGTTCGGGTAG
- the hemW gene encoding radical SAM family heme chaperone HemW: MPPEAVYIHIPFCTNKCHYCDFTAYVVKGQPVDEYLSALEKEMEMWVRKVPPGRIRSVFLGGGTPTVLTPSQMERLLSAVRRFFPEWSGDLEFTAEANPGTTGPDLLRVMREGGVNRLSLGVQTFRPDLLVRIGRIHTVEDVFRSVEQARAAGFDNLSFDLIFGLPDQRVEDMERSLEQALALKPDHLSVYSLKVEENTLFHLLYERGRLPLPSEDDELAMYQLTRRRLAEAGFVHYEISNFALPGRESRHNRTYWLNEEYYGLGAGAHGYVDGWRHANVRGIREYIRRCRDGRLPVAERNPVPKAEAMENEMILGLRLLQGVDPSRFHRRFGRRVEEIFGKVLTSLFERGLLTERDGRLALTERGLLFGNEVFAAFVGEAEQACG, translated from the coding sequence ATGCCCCCTGAAGCGGTCTATATTCACATCCCCTTTTGCACCAACAAATGCCATTACTGCGACTTCACCGCCTACGTGGTGAAGGGGCAGCCGGTGGACGAATACCTGTCGGCGCTGGAAAAGGAGATGGAGATGTGGGTGCGGAAGGTTCCCCCCGGACGAATCCGATCCGTCTTTCTGGGCGGGGGAACCCCGACGGTGCTGACACCGTCCCAGATGGAGAGGCTGCTTTCGGCGGTCCGGCGCTTCTTTCCGGAGTGGTCCGGCGATCTGGAGTTCACGGCGGAAGCCAATCCCGGCACGACGGGGCCCGATCTGTTGCGCGTCATGCGGGAGGGCGGGGTGAACCGGCTCAGCCTCGGCGTGCAGACCTTTCGGCCGGATTTGCTCGTGCGGATCGGTCGGATTCACACGGTGGAGGATGTGTTTCGCAGCGTGGAGCAGGCCAGAGCCGCCGGGTTCGACAATCTCTCCTTCGACCTGATCTTCGGGCTGCCGGACCAGCGGGTGGAGGACATGGAAAGGTCCCTGGAGCAGGCCCTCGCCCTGAAGCCGGATCATTTGTCCGTCTACAGCCTCAAGGTGGAAGAGAACACGCTTTTTCACCTGCTGTATGAGCGTGGCCGGCTGCCCCTTCCCTCCGAGGACGACGAACTGGCCATGTATCAGTTGACGCGGCGCCGCCTGGCCGAAGCGGGGTTTGTCCACTACGAAATCAGCAATTTCGCCCTCCCCGGCCGGGAAAGCCGCCACAACCGCACCTACTGGCTGAACGAGGAATACTACGGGCTGGGGGCGGGAGCCCACGGCTACGTGGACGGGTGGCGCCACGCCAATGTGCGCGGCATCCGCGAATACATCCGGCGCTGCCGGGACGGGCGCCTTCCGGTGGCGGAACGGAACCCGGTGCCTAAGGCGGAGGCGATGGAGAACGAGATGATCCTCGGGCTCCGGCTGCTTCAGGGGGTGGACCCTTCCCGTTTCCACAGGCGGTTTGGACGAAGGGTGGAGGAGATTTTCGGCAAGGTGCTGACGTCCCTGTTTGAAAGGGGGCTTCTGACGGAAAGGGACGGGCGCCTGGCCCTCACCGAACGGGGTCTTCTCTTCGGAAACGAGGTGTTCGCCGCCTTTGTGGGAGAGGCGGAACAAGCCTGCGGATAA